Below is a window of Halalkalicoccus jeotgali B3 DNA.
GTGCAACGATTCACGATTGCGAAGGAGCTTCGTTGTACAGGGACACACAGGAAGAACATTACCTACAACCGGACTGCCCGATCCGGGGTCAGGCCCTCACACCGACCCCGATGCAGTCTTGCGACCTCCACCATGACACAGCTATCTGGCAAGCGGTTCGATCGATGACTCGCCCTCAACACCTCCCGGGTCGGGGAGGTCAATCACGAACGAGAGGGGGAGGGCCGGGGGTGGGTTGCGGGCGGCCGTGAATCAGTCGGGCCGCACTAACTCTTACAGACACAATTATATTAATTACTAGGTGGATAGGAGAAATACTTGCCTTAATAATATAACAAAACACCATACGAAGAGCGGTACAAGACCAATCAGGTGTGCAAAGCGGGCCCGAACGCGATGTACTCCATACAGAGTGCGAACACCCCTACATCCTCCTTCCGGTCGCCCTGTATCCTTTCTCTACCGTTATAACCGCCGCTCACGCTGTTAGTAAGATCCCACCGCCGTCGGTGATTGATAATAGCCCGTGAGCAATCGCCACTCTCCCCTCATAGTCTCTATCCGACTGAGTGTGAAACGCAGACTCCCGGCTCTGAGGCCATAGCCGGGAGCGGAAGGGGTGACCCTCCCATGCAATAGTAACTGTAAAGACATATTAGTTATTTGGTGAATAACGAGCGTTCGGACGACCCTCCGTTTCATTTTCCTATTCCATTATTTCATAAGTGTCTATCATTACCATCGAATGCGAATACTATATATTCCCTTGGAGTGCTAATAGTCCCTGCACAGGCGTGGATACTCTCTGATATAGATACTCACCCCAGGTGCTACAATTCAGTCCCTGGGTGGATTCTGAAGAAGGGGTATGCACGCCTGAGCGACCGCAGTGGAGTGCAGGAGTCAACTATGGCCTCAGTCCTGCACTCTCATTTGGGCGTGAACCCTATTAGCTAGAGCATCCTGCTAACTATTAAATCTATCATGATATGATATATTAGTAACTTTTACTTGTCCTTTCTCCCTCTAGCCTTGTGCAACAGCCCCGTTCATCGCGAGTTGATCGTTGCACAAGGGCACTTTTCTCTACTTTTCCGTTGCTGCACCCATTCACCATTTGCGCTACTGGTTGTTCTATATAATTCTATCTGTTTAGCACCAGAAAAATTATATATACGCAGGTTGATGGATAGGGTATGAAGCGTCGACAGATGCTCATCGGAACCGGTGGCCTGCTCACAACTACCCTCGTTGGCTATTCCAGCATTAGCTTAGCACACGACGCTGAGGATGAGCATACGAAACCAGAAAAGAACGGGCACACAAAGCACAGAGATAAGGAGGAAAGGAGAGAGGACGATGAGTACGGCGGAATCCCTGGGTTCGATCGCGAGGAGTTCGAGCTCGATAGCGACGTCCTCTCCGTGAAAGATCTCGGGTTCCACGAAGGAACACTCAAACTCAGCGTTATCGTTGAGACGACTGATGAAGACGTTCTCGCTGAGGAATTACGAGCCCTGGTCCCTGCGTTCAACCAAGCGATTCGTGAGGCGGATGTTGATGAGTTCTTCGAAGCGGTTGAGGAATTCAAATTCGCCCTTTACGACGAGTGTGACGTCCGGCGGGCCGCACTCTACCTGGATGTGGAGTGGCTGCGTGAGTGTCTGTTCGGAGATCTCACGACGGAGGAATTCGTAAATCGGATTCTCATGATCCTTGGAGCTGTCGAAGACGACGGCGGACCAGAAGGTAATAATACTGACTAGGTAGAAATAGACCAGCTTTTCACTTCGGGCAAGTAATTTCAGAAGAAATCCAGACGACATTTCCCGGAGACTGAACCCCATATAGCGTCATACATAACGCAGGGACGGTGGCTATGGACAGTATCGTCATCGCCGCTTGTACGGACCACGACTTCCACCAATCGAACGCTTGGCACCGAACTCGATGATCTGCGCGATGAGTTCGACTAACTGCCCTATCCAATCATGAACGCCAACCTACTGTTTGGCGGCACACCGTTTTAGCGTATTTTACTGAGTCAGCTAAGGAAGATTACGTTTTCAACCTACTGTGCCAAACGCTTCAGTCGAAATGAGTCGCTCGGACGTCTGACGCACTCCTAGCCGATCCCGCTCCGATAGCTTGCACCATGAAACAAATCACCGTCCGGCTCAACGAGGAAGTGATCTGATTTGATTATAGACTATTTTCCATTCTACTTAATACAATTTCTGTTATAAAATCTCAACTCACCTTTAGATTCTAACCCGAATTGTGATCTTCCTAACACTTTCGCAATATATATCCGTTATGTGTTAAATTGGATATTATGGAAGAACGGGGAGAGACACGGCGGGAGGTGCTACGCAGCGTCTTCGGATGGGGAATACTTTCATGGATAATTTCTTCAATAAAACAACTGTTCGGGATACAGGACAGTAACGGAACGACGCAACCGAACAACAAACCACAACGTACCGATCAAGAGCCACCTGACGAACCTAACGAGGAAATTGAAGAATTAGAAGAAGATGAGGAACAAGAAGAAGAAAACTCGGGACCAGCCAAACCCGAAAACGGAGCCATCGTTTTTGTCTACGACGATGGGCCAATAACTGACTATACACAGGCACTCCCAGCTCATGAAGAGTTTGACGCGCCTGCGACTACTGGTATTGTGAGCGAATGGGTTGGGCGCACTGATTACATGGGCACTGAGGAGTTAGACGAGTTAGTCGATGCAGGCTGGGAGATCGCTAGTCACACGAAAGAACATCGTCCACTTGGAGCATTTTCACTCCTCAAGGACATCCATCCCACGGATACAGAGGTCTCGGCGAAAGGGTATCGACAGGGTCACCACGAAGGGAGTACAGTCGAAATCAGTGATGGAGAGACGAAAGTCACTCGAGAAGTCGCTGGACTTGGCGGAGCACCCGGTGAACGCCGCATTGCACTGACCGAACCAGTTGGTGAATCATTCTCCGCAGAGGACACAGAGATTCGCCATCCGGCTGAGACAATGCATGAGACGCTTGGCGACTCAAAGGACACGCTTGAAGAGATGGGCTATGACGTGTCAACATTGTTGGCACCGTATGATGCGTATTCAGGATATTCGGACTTGTTCGTCCCGGAATATTACGATGGTGTGGCGAACGCCCGACATGGATCCCGCATTAATGACCCTGCAGAGTACAACCCATATGAGACCAAACGAGATTATTTCATTGAGTTCACGACGGAGACGGCAGTCAAGCGAGATTTAGATGAGATTGCTGAGGAGGCTCTTCTTGGCGTTTTTGGGGCACACACAGTCAAAAAGAAGGTGAATGAAGACTCAATCAGGCAGATACTTGAGTGGGTCGAGGAACGCGAGATCGAAGTTCTGACGCTTCGTGAGGCGATATCGATCTACGCCGACGAGTCTGAAACGGCAACCAGTCATCACTAGCTTTCTTTCTTAAAAACAGATAGGTGGGAAAATTATTGTGATTTCTGCAATGGAAGACGTGTACGATAAGAAATCAGACAATCATGCGAGAACCGTCTATTGGTTAGTGTTCTCAAGCGCTTGCAGGTCCTCAAGCAGGCCGAAAGCGGAGTCAGAGTGCGTAGAAAGGGCTGGTATCGCTCCTCTCTGAATAGCACTCTCGGAAACGATTCCTCGCCATTGAACATCGCGTATCGATATCCAAACACTGATGTGTATTTTTAATTGCATATAAATATGACAGTCATGACTCGACGGCGAGAGCTACTGGGATGTATCGGCGTTGTGCTGACCGGGTTGGTGGGCTGTACCGACCAAACAGAGGAGGGCGACGAGGGATTACCCGGCCTCCCCGCCGAGGCGACTGAGATCAGGCCGACGGGGGAGAGCGAGGAGACCAAGAGCGAACCCGAGGCGCCACCGACGTGGGATGAGACGATCCCCACGTACCCCTATCCGGAAACCGGCGTGGGGCCACTGACTCCGGAGCCCGATCCGGCGGTCGACAATCCGGTGTTGACTGCCGAGAACGTGACGGATCTTGACGAGCCACTTTTCGTCGCGGACCCGTTTCTGTTCGTCGAAGACGGTGAGTGGCACATGTTCCTTGAGGCCGTCGAGGCTGGCGTTGGTGGAGTAATTTCCTATGCGAGTAGCCCGGACGGCGGCGTTTCGTGGGAATACGAGGAGGTCGTCCTCGAGACTGACTGGCACCTCTCTTTCCCGTACGTGTTCAAGTGGGACGGTGAGTATTACATGACGACCGAGGAAGGACGCGATGACGCCGTCGTCCCTCTCTACCGGGCCGAAGAGTTCCCGACCGAGTGGACCGATGTCGGACCCATACGATCCCGCCGAATTCGGCCACGGCGTGACTGACCACGTATTCTTCCGGTGGAAGGACCGCTGGTGGTCGATTGCCGGTGACGCGAACGAGGATGCCTATGCATACTACAGCGATGACCTCGACGGCGACTGGACGGCCTACGACGCCAACCCGGTGATCGAGGGACGACCCGATGCTTCACGACCTGGCGGTCGGCCGATCGTGACCGATGAGGGGATCATGATGTTCTACCAGGCGACTGCGCAGTTTTACGGAGAGTCACTCTCAGCCTACCATATCACCGACCTTACCCCCGTGACCTTCGAGCAGGACCGAGATCCAACCTCGCCGCTGCTGGAGGGGACTGCCGAAGAGGAAAGCGAGGACCCATCGTGGAATTCCCTACGGATGCACCATTATGACCCGTGGTATCGCGGCGAGGGCGGCGGATGGCGTGCCGCTGTCGATGGCGGTGCTCGGGGGATGGATGGGCCAAACTGGGCGATCGGTATCTACCAAATTCCTGAAGGGTGACGGTGAGTCGTCTCCCGGACTAAAGCCAAGATCAACGGGCACCTCACTGACAATAGGATATTCTACTACTTTCAGGATACCAATGGCGAGGATCATGGTAGCTGGCTCTTGGAAGATGCTTTGAGGACGTCCCTAGGACCCAATTCGTATTTTCTTATTCATTCGGTCCACACACCGACTCTTCGACAGAGAGCGACCGACTATCCGTTGACACCGATGAACTCTGGATTCTCAATGGGCACTGATCGACCAGTAGCGCGGGTTATAAGACCCTTCTAACAATGCGGATGTGGCACTATGATAGAAATGGGACGCCCCGTGACGTGCTTCAACCACCAATGCAGTGCCATCCATCGGGGTGTCCTACTCGACTCTGGTGTGGACCTTCCAGTTGCCAGTCTTTTTTATCCCTTAGTAGGCGGCCATCCCGTGCGTGAGGTGTAACCTACGATCTGGCGTCGTCCAATCCATAGTCATCGACACTGCCAGAGTCGTGAGTCCACATCCGTCGCGTATGAGGAGAGGCTCCCAATGGCAGACTCCTCAGTGTGGTGCACTTACTACGGCTCTTTCACTGAAAGGGGATGTCAGCGAGAGAAGCTACTAGGCGCGCTCGCGGGTTGTCAACGGTGGCTTCGAAAGTGAATATCCCTCGATTAGCCTTCCACTGTGATAGAGTATGCTGGGTACTTCAATACCTACTCTGCAGTCCAACTTATTCCAATATAGCTACAATATCCAATAAACTTATCTCGGTGTATGACAAATCTCAACATGGGTTATGGGACCCATGTGAGGGTAATACCAGGATCGGCCTGGGGCGAGGGACCTCACTCGCCACTTCATAGACTGGACGTGCGCTCAATACTCTGTCATCGGAGAGCGGATGTTCGTCTGCTTTTTGCCTTGTGCAACACAACCCGGCTGTGAAAGGCGGTCGTTGCACAAGGCCTTCGATCAGGTATAGTACTCAGGTCCTCAAGACGCCTATTCGACGGGCGAGCGCGTACACAACTGGCGACACGACTATCAGAGAGAGGCCCGCACACTGCCCACCATGGACGTCGAGCATTGCAGTGACGGCGAGGTACACCACCCATGCGGAGTGCTGCCGTTGGGAGCGAGGCTAGGATTGTATCGGCTGGTCCGGCACTAGTCCCCCTGCAGGAAGGTATGACAATCTATTGGGCGTCAAACGCCTCATAGCGGCTTCGTACCGTCTCGTTTCGCTTCGTTGCTATTCAACAGTACTCGATGAATATGAATGACTGTCGCGATCAATAATCAGTGTATAAGTAATACAGGTGACATCCAAAGAGCTACTGCGGTCGCGGAGCTCATAGGGATCGGACATATATCCCCCCTCCCCCTTGTTCATGGTTGACCTCTCTAGGCTGGAGAGAGTTTCTAATTGGTAGAAGTCTAATCGATAGTCAGCGGTGGAGTTGCTATTCGAGGACGGCATCGAACAGGTCTCTACTCGTCTGGAGACCGGTGTTAGGTAGATCCTCTCACTTTCTCCACAAATGCCAACGTATTTCTCACTGTTATACATATCCTCAGGTACGGCGCCAGAGCCGAGAGGTAGAAAGTGGGGGATTGCACACACCCTACTGGCGTCGTGAAGGTGCCTCTGACATTACCTTCGTTCCGTAATCGAGTAGGGCAATTTACTGTAGCAGAGTCTGTAATATAGGCTTTTTGTTGGATTGGGCTGAAAGTCGGGATTGACTGAGGATTTCTTGAGTCGATGGTTGGCCGTTTACTATCCCCGAGTCGAATTACGTAGAGACTCTCCATTGAATATCACCTATATAACCAATACAATTGACAGTCTACGAGGTGATGCGGTCACCGCGACTCAGGGTCAGTTGCGTACGATCCACCCACCCACAGTACCTCTCTCACAAAAGAGAGGTTTTCTACGAGAACTCAGAGGGATCTGTACAGATATACTGCTACAAAGAATGGGAAATACGAGTAAGCGGCAGATCTGAGGCTCTACTATTGCCTCGCATCAAAAATTTTCGCAGAATAACCATCGTATAACTAAAATCAATGATAGCATAGAACTCAATGGCGGGTAACCGCCACGGCGGAAATCATTCCGTCGATCATGTTGAACCTCTCCAATTCGGAGAGGTTTCCGAGAGCAATCTACGATCTCAAGGGGAACGACGGTTCGGAACACGGGCTGACTGAATCACAGTACATGTCACTGATAAAAGCAAAGGAGATGGGCTATTACGACGTTCCTCGAGGGATCTCGCTATCCGAACTCGCTGATGAGCTCGGGGTCTCTCATCAGGCGCTGTCCGAGCGTCTCCGGCGAGGTCACGGGAGACTCATCGATCGGACTCTGAGTCCGAACGACAGGATCCAGGTCGAGATCCCATCACAGGGACAGTAGCCACAAGAGATCAATAGGCGTCTGTTTCTTCGGGCCGTCGTGTTTGTTTCTCTCTAAGATCACCACGGCTGAATCTCGATGCGCGTCGTCGCTTCGCCATTCGAAGATGTG
It encodes the following:
- a CDS encoding polysaccharide deacetylase family protein, whose product is MEERGETRREVLRSVFGWGILSWIISSIKQLFGIQDSNGTTQPNNKPQRTDQEPPDEPNEEIEELEEDEEQEEENSGPAKPENGAIVFVYDDGPITDYTQALPAHEEFDAPATTGIVSEWVGRTDYMGTEELDELVDAGWEIASHTKEHRPLGAFSLLKDIHPTDTEVSAKGYRQGHHEGSTVEISDGETKVTREVAGLGGAPGERRIALTEPVGESFSAEDTEIRHPAETMHETLGDSKDTLEEMGYDVSTLLAPYDAYSGYSDLFVPEYYDGVANARHGSRINDPAEYNPYETKRDYFIEFTTETAVKRDLDEIAEEALLGVFGAHTVKKKVNEDSIRQILEWVEEREIEVLTLREAISIYADESETATSHH
- a CDS encoding glucosamine inositolphosphorylceramide transferase family protein, which produces MTVMTRRRELLGCIGVVLTGLVGCTDQTEEGDEGLPGLPAEATEIRPTGESEETKSEPEAPPTWDETIPTYPYPETGVGPLTPEPDPAVDNPVLTAENVTDLDEPLFVADPFLFVEDGEWHMFLEAVEAGVGGVISYASSPDGGVSWEYEEVVLETDWHLSFPYVFKWDGEYYMTTEEGRDDAVVPLYRAEEFPTEWTDVGPIRSRRIRPRRD
- a CDS encoding glucosamine inositolphosphorylceramide transferase family protein yields the protein MTDHVFFRWKDRWWSIAGDANEDAYAYYSDDLDGDWTAYDANPVIEGRPDASRPGGRPIVTDEGIMMFYQATAQFYGESLSAYHITDLTPVTFEQDRDPTSPLLEGTAEEESEDPSWNSLRMHHYDPWYRGEGGGWRAAVDGGARGMDGPNWAIGIYQIPEG
- a CDS encoding helix-turn-helix domain-containing protein, whose translation is MLNLSNSERFPRAIYDLKGNDGSEHGLTESQYMSLIKAKEMGYYDVPRGISLSELADELGVSHQALSERLRRGHGRLIDRTLSPNDRIQVEIPSQGQ